The following are encoded in a window of Pseudomonas sp. St316 genomic DNA:
- a CDS encoding 2Fe-2S iron-sulfur cluster-binding protein produces MPTLTFIEHNGTTHQVKGDIGQSVMQAATFASVPGISADCGGACSCATCHTYVDEAWLGKVQAPQGMESDMLEYAFERRDNSRLSCQLIISQEMDGMVLHLPSSQF; encoded by the coding sequence ATGCCCACATTGACGTTTATCGAACACAACGGCACCACCCATCAGGTCAAGGGCGACATCGGCCAATCGGTGATGCAAGCCGCGACCTTCGCCTCGGTGCCCGGTATTTCCGCCGACTGCGGTGGCGCCTGCAGTTGCGCTACTTGCCATACCTACGTGGACGAGGCCTGGCTGGGCAAGGTGCAAGCACCGCAAGGCATGGAAAGCGACATGCTCGAGTACGCCTTCGAACGCCGCGACAACAGCCGCTTGAGCTGCCAGTTGATCATCAGCCAAGAAATGGACGGCATGGTGCTGCACCTGCCGTCGTCGCAATTCTGA
- a CDS encoding MFS transporter, producing MHPSTNQAAIDPREFRQSWKILILSVAGVAISINAALLYGFGTLVVPLGDAFGWSRSELQACITFLFGGAVVSLQLVGWFNLRYGMKRVTVISLLLLSLGYLATTQLTQSIWSMYIAFAVLPIVGMGALAVTWTQLLSLWFDRNRGLALAIGLSGTGLTAATIPRLMAWGIEQWDWRAAFVILALLNLLVLLPLILLWFKLPAAAGSQDDGHALERLPGMGFREGMGSLKFWTCNLALSLVISSIVGMVTSTVPMLQSRGLSAADAATIFSGFGISLIFGRMLIGYLLDRLWPPAVSALSLVLPAVGCFIYLSPTAEFAPLMLAAVLIGFGAGAEFDIAAFLIARYFGLREYGRLFGVHQGLNTVASALAPLLFAYLLARTGSYTAMLVYSAACCLVGPLLLLTLGRVPRFNAQPLPSQS from the coding sequence ATGCACCCGTCTACAAACCAAGCCGCAATCGATCCGCGCGAATTTCGACAGAGCTGGAAAATTCTCATTTTGTCCGTCGCCGGTGTTGCCATCAGCATCAATGCCGCCCTGCTCTATGGCTTCGGCACATTGGTCGTGCCGCTCGGCGATGCCTTTGGCTGGAGCAGAAGCGAGCTGCAGGCCTGCATCACCTTTCTGTTTGGCGGCGCCGTGGTGTCACTGCAACTGGTGGGTTGGTTCAACCTGCGCTATGGCATGAAGCGCGTCACGGTCATTTCCCTGCTGTTGTTGTCACTCGGCTACCTGGCGACAACCCAACTGACCCAATCGATCTGGTCGATGTACATCGCCTTTGCAGTGCTGCCGATCGTGGGCATGGGCGCACTGGCGGTGACCTGGACACAACTGTTGAGCCTTTGGTTTGACCGCAATCGCGGCCTGGCATTGGCCATCGGCCTGTCCGGCACCGGTCTCACCGCCGCCACTATTCCCCGGTTGATGGCATGGGGGATCGAACAATGGGACTGGCGCGCGGCCTTCGTGATTCTCGCCCTGCTCAACCTGCTGGTTTTGTTGCCTCTGATTCTGCTGTGGTTCAAGCTGCCCGCTGCGGCGGGTAGCCAAGACGACGGCCATGCACTGGAGCGATTGCCCGGCATGGGCTTTCGTGAGGGTATGGGCTCGCTGAAGTTCTGGACCTGCAACCTGGCGCTCAGCCTGGTGATTTCTTCGATCGTTGGCATGGTCACGAGCACCGTGCCCATGCTGCAATCCAGGGGGTTGTCCGCTGCGGATGCCGCCACCATTTTCAGCGGTTTTGGTATTTCGCTGATCTTCGGCCGGATGTTGATCGGCTATCTGCTCGATCGCCTGTGGCCACCGGCGGTGTCCGCGCTCAGCCTGGTGTTGCCCGCCGTCGGTTGTTTTATCTACCTGAGCCCCACCGCTGAATTTGCGCCGCTGATGCTGGCTGCCGTACTGATCGGCTTTGGCGCCGGGGCAGAATTCGATATTGCCGCCTTTTTGATTGCCCGCTACTTCGGCCTGCGCGAGTACGGTCGTCTGTTTGGCGTCCATCAGGGCTTGAATACCGTGGCTTCGGCGCTGGCGCCATTGCTTTTCGCCTACCTGCTGGCACGTACTGGTTCGTACACGGCAATGCTGGTGTACAGCGCCGCCTGTTGCCTGGTCGGTCCGCTGCTTTTACTGACCCTGGGACGCGTACCACGCTTCAATGCGCAACCACTTCCCAGCCAATCCTGA
- a CDS encoding ferredoxin has translation MSSEKAQFKAVVDRSRCCGYGLCAAICPSLYKLDADGLVYFDDAHIPPELEEEAREGAAACPAEAIWLEPITSENEAV, from the coding sequence ATGAGTTCAGAAAAAGCGCAATTCAAAGCCGTGGTAGACCGTAGCCGCTGCTGTGGTTATGGTTTATGTGCCGCGATTTGCCCCAGCCTGTACAAGCTCGATGCCGATGGCCTGGTGTATTTCGACGACGCCCATATCCCCCCGGAGTTGGAGGAGGAGGCCCGTGAGGGCGCTGCCGCCTGTCCCGCCGAGGCGATCTGGCTTGAACCCATCACCTCGGAAAACGAAGCCGTTTGA
- a CDS encoding SDR family NAD(P)-dependent oxidoreductase, with protein sequence MGRLQDKVALITGTGGGQGRAAALRFAREGAIVVGCDVVAEGHEETAALLRAEGHTLYGSAPVDLGDHEQAQAWIDAAVAEHGRIDILYNNASAARFGLVSELSIEDWQYTMRNEIDLLFYTTKYAWPHLAEQRGVIINVSSTAAWGGSKVAGISAHSAAKGAVVSFTRQLAVEGAPFGIRAVSLSPGFVATPGTRPFLEDPKIRAMLLDGVLMDRPGEPEEVVAMAVFVASDEASFITGSDFVIDGGLLAV encoded by the coding sequence ATGGGACGTTTACAAGACAAAGTGGCGTTGATCACCGGTACCGGTGGTGGCCAGGGCCGGGCGGCGGCGCTGCGTTTTGCCCGCGAAGGCGCAATCGTGGTTGGTTGCGACGTGGTTGCCGAAGGTCATGAGGAGACGGCGGCCTTGCTGCGGGCCGAGGGCCATACCCTGTATGGCTCGGCGCCTGTGGACCTGGGCGATCATGAACAGGCCCAGGCCTGGATCGATGCCGCCGTCGCCGAACATGGGCGCATCGACATTCTCTACAACAATGCTTCCGCCGCTCGTTTCGGACTGGTCAGCGAACTGTCGATCGAGGATTGGCAGTACACCATGCGCAATGAAATCGACCTGCTGTTCTATACCACAAAGTATGCCTGGCCCCACCTGGCCGAGCAGCGCGGGGTGATCATCAACGTATCGTCCACCGCAGCCTGGGGCGGCTCGAAAGTCGCCGGCATCAGCGCCCACTCGGCAGCAAAGGGGGCCGTGGTGTCGTTCACTCGCCAGCTGGCGGTGGAGGGCGCCCCGTTCGGCATCCGTGCGGTCAGCTTGAGTCCGGGATTTGTCGCCACCCCGGGTACCCGGCCGTTTCTGGAAGACCCGAAGATTCGCGCCATGCTGCTGGACGGCGTATTGATGGATCGCCCCGGCGAGCCTGAGGAAGTGGTGGCCATGGCGGTATTTGTCGCTTCGGATGAGGCCTCATTCATCACCGGTTCAGACTTCGTCATCGACGGTGGGTTGCTGGCTGTCTAG
- a CDS encoding VOC family protein yields the protein MDIIGIGYMGFETPNLEAWREYGPQVMGFGIGKNPESDPESLYFKIDDRRHRFAFHPGKVDRIAYIGWEAVGRMAFEEGIRKLAAANVDYSRGDAQLCEKRGVRELVRFRDPVGYQHELFYGQKWLPRSFQPGRPHSGFLADERGAGHVVLITPDYTPELEDFLLNVMGFSWYGAGAGKGRTGFFRSKLNHHTSHDIAYGHGPGRMGVQHVGLFVRNVRDVGETYDIVRQRGLPMMMTLGQHAQDPHLSFYHFNPSGFAFETIAEIEPWQGDPYELNPEKLSLWGHEMVGPILGPSVKTPEEVLDAEYLTTYLAKR from the coding sequence GTGGACATCATCGGTATCGGTTACATGGGCTTCGAAACCCCCAATCTCGAGGCGTGGCGTGAGTACGGCCCGCAGGTAATGGGCTTTGGTATCGGCAAGAATCCCGAGAGTGACCCGGAGTCGCTGTACTTCAAAATCGACGATCGACGCCATCGCTTCGCTTTTCATCCAGGCAAGGTAGACCGAATTGCCTACATCGGCTGGGAAGCGGTGGGGCGCATGGCGTTCGAAGAGGGCATCAGGAAGCTGGCGGCGGCGAATGTCGACTACAGCCGTGGCGACGCCCAATTGTGTGAAAAGCGCGGTGTGCGCGAATTGGTGCGCTTCCGCGACCCCGTGGGGTATCAGCACGAACTGTTTTACGGGCAGAAATGGCTGCCGCGCTCGTTCCAGCCAGGGCGTCCCCACAGTGGTTTCCTGGCTGACGAACGGGGCGCGGGCCATGTGGTGCTGATCACCCCGGACTACACCCCGGAACTGGAAGACTTTCTGCTCAACGTGATGGGCTTCAGTTGGTATGGCGCGGGTGCGGGCAAAGGGCGAACCGGTTTCTTCCGCTCCAAACTCAACCATCACACCAGCCATGATATTGCCTATGGCCATGGGCCGGGACGCATGGGGGTGCAGCATGTCGGGCTGTTCGTGCGCAATGTGCGGGATGTCGGGGAAACCTACGACATCGTGCGCCAGCGTGGGCTGCCGATGATGATGACCCTCGGCCAACATGCCCAGGACCCGCACCTGTCGTTCTACCATTTCAATCCGTCCGGTTTTGCCTTCGAGACCATTGCTGAAATCGAGCCATGGCAAGGCGATCCCTATGAGTTGAACCCGGAAAAACTCAGCCTGTGGGGCCACGAAATGGTTGGCCCGATTCTCGGTCCCAGCGTCAAGACGCCGGAAGAAGTGCTCGATGCCGAGTACCTGACGACGTACCTGGCCAAGCGCTGA
- a CDS encoding fumarylacetoacetate hydrolase family protein translates to MRLARVEVAGQAFWALLDGQTEHLRRINAPFSHWVGLCADLAIDALDLAGQWLPLSAARLLAPLEPGSRVFGVGLNYLSHLKRLGSDAPAHPLAYMKPGSALVGADDDIDYSPLTAQLDYEVELVAVVGRPLLDEPHASDCLLGYTVGNDISARDAGKQIGRLDLLTQKAMDRTTPVGPWIVTTDEVAVRGQPALEMRLSVNDELRQQDNTRQMIFPLDELLNYLDARISLRPGDLVFTGSTHGVGLESGRFLRPGDRVEAEIEGIGRLRNTIAAPRPLSPARAVGRLGLPLDK, encoded by the coding sequence ATGCGTCTGGCGCGGGTCGAAGTCGCTGGGCAGGCGTTCTGGGCACTGTTGGATGGGCAAACCGAGCATTTGCGGCGGATTAACGCGCCGTTTTCCCACTGGGTCGGGCTGTGCGCGGATCTTGCGATAGACGCCCTGGACCTGGCAGGCCAATGGTTGCCGTTGTCAGCCGCGCGCCTGCTCGCGCCCTTGGAGCCGGGCAGCCGCGTCTTTGGTGTGGGCCTCAACTACCTCAGTCATCTCAAGCGCCTGGGCAGTGATGCGCCGGCGCACCCGCTGGCCTACATGAAGCCTGGGTCGGCGCTGGTCGGTGCCGATGACGATATCGACTACTCACCCTTAACCGCCCAACTTGACTATGAGGTCGAACTGGTCGCCGTGGTGGGCCGACCGTTGCTGGATGAACCCCATGCCAGCGATTGCCTGCTGGGGTACACGGTGGGCAATGACATCAGTGCTCGGGATGCCGGCAAGCAGATTGGTCGCCTGGACCTGTTGACGCAGAAAGCCATGGATCGCACCACGCCGGTAGGTCCCTGGATCGTGACCACGGACGAAGTGGCCGTCAGGGGGCAACCGGCTCTGGAGATGCGCCTGAGCGTCAACGATGAGTTGCGCCAGCAGGACAATACCCGGCAGATGATTTTTCCCTTGGACGAGTTGCTCAATTATTTGGATGCGCGCATCAGCCTGCGCCCGGGTGACCTGGTGTTTACCGGTTCCACCCACGGCGTGGGGCTGGAAAGCGGGCGCTTTTTGCGCCCGGGTGACCGCGTCGAGGCCGAAATCGAAGGCATCGGCCGACTGCGCAATACCATTGCTGCGCCACGCCCGCTCAGCCCCGCCCGTGCGGTCGGGCGACTGGGCCTGCCGCTGGATAAGTGA
- a CDS encoding MFS transporter: MNLIAVYAVGKARRRNGAQNWCLYRDMADPQLYSERFIVESWLEYLRQQMRVTQADHAQECLIERFRRENLQTRRLIYQPLEKYSVSSVRLIPR, translated from the coding sequence ATGAATTTGATCGCCGTGTACGCTGTAGGTAAGGCGCGACGGCGCAACGGTGCGCAAAACTGGTGCCTTTACCGCGACATGGCGGACCCGCAACTCTACAGTGAGCGCTTTATTGTCGAGTCCTGGCTGGAGTATCTGCGCCAGCAGATGCGGGTGACCCAGGCTGACCATGCCCAGGAGTGTCTCATTGAGCGTTTTCGTCGAGAGAACCTGCAAACCCGCCGGCTGATTTACCAGCCGTTAGAGAAATACTCCGTCTCAAGTGTTCGACTAATTCCCAGATAA
- a CDS encoding thiolase family protein gives MFDHRYEKDVAITGVGQSEVGRPSNKSAMRLTLDACLEAIADAGLQRSDIDGVACWPGDNNNGDPFSPVGPSALKSALGLNVNWFGGGYEGPGPLTGVINGAMAIAAGLCNHVLVFRTITEASARRVNKQAGALTNKTQGRDSSYAWQWFTPFNVQSGINLMALYAQRHFHEYGTRPEQLAQIALTCRQNAMRNPKALYRTPMSMDDYMASRMISSPLRMFDCDVHCDASTAIILSRRDIARDLSNAPIRIEAMGAALNQPWSWDQISLTRMAAFDVGQMMWARTDYTPQDVGSAQLYDGFSILTLIWLEALGLCPTGESGGFVEGGTRIALESSLPINTNGGQLSGGRTHGLGYVHEACLQLWGRAEGRQTREHRVSAVAAGGGPLGGSLLLVRE, from the coding sequence ATGTTCGATCATCGTTATGAAAAAGACGTCGCCATCACCGGCGTCGGCCAATCGGAAGTCGGGCGCCCCTCGAACAAGTCGGCGATGCGCCTGACGCTGGATGCCTGCCTGGAAGCGATTGCCGACGCTGGCCTGCAACGCAGCGATATCGACGGCGTGGCCTGCTGGCCGGGCGACAACAATAACGGTGACCCGTTCTCCCCGGTCGGCCCCAGCGCACTGAAAAGTGCCCTTGGGCTCAACGTCAACTGGTTCGGCGGCGGTTATGAAGGACCTGGCCCACTCACTGGCGTGATCAATGGCGCCATGGCGATTGCGGCGGGCCTGTGTAATCACGTACTGGTGTTTCGTACTATCACCGAAGCGTCGGCTCGCAGGGTCAACAAACAAGCGGGCGCTCTCACCAACAAGACTCAAGGTCGCGACAGCAGCTACGCCTGGCAGTGGTTTACCCCTTTCAATGTGCAATCGGGCATCAACCTGATGGCGCTGTATGCCCAACGTCACTTCCATGAGTACGGCACCCGGCCAGAGCAACTGGCGCAAATCGCCCTGACGTGTCGCCAGAACGCCATGCGCAACCCCAAAGCGCTGTACCGAACGCCCATGAGCATGGACGACTACATGGCGTCGCGGATGATTTCCTCTCCTCTGCGCATGTTCGACTGCGACGTGCATTGCGATGCATCCACCGCCATCATCCTGTCGCGTCGCGATATCGCGCGGGATCTGTCGAACGCACCGATCCGCATCGAGGCCATGGGCGCGGCGTTGAACCAGCCATGGTCGTGGGACCAGATTTCCCTGACCAGGATGGCCGCCTTCGATGTCGGCCAGATGATGTGGGCACGCACCGACTACACTCCGCAGGACGTTGGCTCTGCGCAGTTGTATGACGGTTTTTCGATTTTGACCCTTATCTGGCTGGAAGCCCTGGGGTTGTGCCCGACCGGGGAAAGTGGCGGGTTTGTCGAGGGTGGCACGCGCATTGCGCTGGAGAGCAGCTTGCCCATCAACACCAATGGCGGGCAACTGTCTGGCGGGCGCACCCACGGCCTGGGTTATGTGCACGAAGCCTGCCTGCAATTGTGGGGGCGTGCCGAAGGCCGACAAACCCGCGAACACCGCGTCAGTGCGGTGGCCGCCGGCGGCGGTCCGCTGGGAGGCAGCCTGCTGTTGGTGCGCGAGTGA
- a CDS encoding Zn-ribbon domain-containing OB-fold protein gives MPRKLPALNADNRAFWQGGERGELLVHRCAACSRYFHPPAPLCPHCASFDVAPQAVSGKGKVLSYTINHQPWAPDLEVPYVVAIIELVEQSGLQFVSNIVGMPVTDVHIDMPVRVSFLNVEDVWLPLFEKDQ, from the coding sequence ATGCCCAGAAAACTACCTGCACTCAACGCCGACAACCGCGCCTTCTGGCAAGGTGGCGAACGGGGCGAACTGCTCGTTCATCGTTGCGCGGCCTGCAGCCGGTACTTCCATCCACCGGCCCCGCTCTGCCCGCATTGTGCAAGCTTTGACGTGGCACCGCAGGCGGTGTCAGGCAAGGGAAAAGTGCTCAGTTACACCATCAACCACCAGCCTTGGGCTCCTGACCTGGAGGTGCCCTATGTGGTGGCAATCATCGAGCTGGTCGAACAGTCCGGATTGCAGTTCGTAAGCAACATCGTGGGCATGCCGGTCACGGATGTGCATATCGACATGCCGGTACGGGTCAGCTTCCTCAATGTCGAGGATGTGTGGTTACCTCTGTTCGAGAAGGATCAGTGA
- a CDS encoding SDR family NAD(P)-dependent oxidoreductase: MSQSLLDKRVVVTGGFGALGSTLGKCLLARGARVALLDRSQAPAALLDTKNLLCLGGVDLTSTESASAAFEQVAAQWGGIDGLVNVAGGFAWETVEGGSLETWDRLYQINVRTAVISSQSALTHLLVSNAGRIVNIGALASVKAETGMGAYAASKAGVARLTEALAEELKERGVTVNAVLPSIIDTPANRADMPDADSSRWVTPEALSAVVAFLLSDDAAAVTGALLPVSGRV; this comes from the coding sequence ATGTCCCAGTCATTACTGGACAAGAGGGTAGTCGTTACCGGCGGGTTTGGTGCCCTTGGCAGCACACTTGGCAAATGCCTGCTGGCGCGCGGCGCCCGGGTCGCTTTGCTGGACCGTAGCCAGGCGCCAGCCGCCTTGCTGGATACAAAGAATCTGCTGTGCCTGGGCGGTGTCGACCTGACCTCGACCGAGTCGGCCAGCGCGGCGTTCGAGCAGGTCGCGGCGCAGTGGGGCGGCATCGATGGTTTAGTCAATGTCGCGGGCGGTTTTGCCTGGGAGACCGTCGAAGGCGGCAGCCTGGAGACTTGGGATCGCCTCTATCAGATAAACGTGCGTACCGCGGTCATCAGTTCTCAATCGGCGCTGACGCACCTGTTGGTCTCCAACGCGGGACGCATCGTCAATATCGGTGCGCTGGCGTCGGTCAAGGCCGAAACGGGGATGGGGGCTTATGCGGCCTCCAAGGCTGGTGTGGCCCGGTTGACCGAAGCCCTGGCCGAAGAGTTGAAGGAGCGTGGCGTGACGGTGAACGCCGTGCTGCCAAGCATCATCGATACCCCAGCCAACCGTGCCGACATGCCGGATGCCGACAGCAGCCGCTGGGTGACGCCAGAAGCGTTGTCGGCGGTGGTGGCCTTTCTGCTGTCGGATGATGCTGCCGCTGTAACCGGTGCGCTGTTGCCCGTGAGTGGTCGCGTATGA
- a CDS encoding fumarylacetoacetate hydrolase family protein yields MRLVTYTDAEGFDRAGALLNQDQQVLDLQRAYRLLESRDSVALSSILALVEGGEPALELARSLVAKAPSAAVLERANVKLRAPIQPPPQMRDCSCFELHLRQSFAAARRARALSTEDPEATLKAMNTRADDRVIETFNQQPIYYKGNRFAVIGIDDEFQWPSFSRAMDFELEFGCYIGKRGKDISREAARGHIVGYTIFNDMSARDAQALEMPGMLGPAKSKDFDTANIMGPCLVTADELGDPHDLNMVARVNGEEWGRGNTRDMRWSFEDVIAHVSRSETLYPGEFLGSGTVGNGCGLEQLRYLKPGDVVELEIDGIGVLRTQVGKAPDRE; encoded by the coding sequence ATGAGACTGGTGACCTATACCGACGCCGAAGGCTTTGACCGCGCAGGAGCCTTGCTCAACCAGGACCAGCAGGTGCTCGACCTGCAAAGGGCTTACCGCTTGCTGGAAAGTCGCGACAGTGTGGCACTGAGCAGCATTCTGGCCTTGGTGGAGGGCGGTGAGCCGGCGCTGGAATTGGCCCGTTCGCTGGTGGCCAAGGCACCCTCGGCGGCGGTGCTGGAACGTGCCAATGTGAAACTGCGCGCACCGATTCAGCCACCCCCACAGATGCGCGACTGTTCGTGCTTCGAATTGCATCTGCGCCAGAGCTTCGCTGCGGCCCGTCGCGCCCGTGCGCTAAGTACCGAAGATCCGGAAGCTACTTTGAAAGCGATGAACACTCGTGCCGACGACCGGGTGATCGAGACCTTCAACCAGCAGCCCATCTACTACAAGGGCAACCGTTTCGCGGTGATTGGCATCGACGATGAATTCCAATGGCCGAGCTTTAGCCGGGCGATGGATTTCGAACTGGAGTTCGGTTGCTACATCGGCAAGCGCGGCAAGGACATCAGCCGTGAAGCAGCCCGTGGGCATATCGTCGGTTACACCATCTTCAACGACATGAGTGCGCGCGACGCGCAGGCCCTGGAAATGCCCGGCATGCTCGGTCCGGCCAAGAGCAAGGATTTCGACACCGCCAACATCATGGGGCCATGCCTGGTGACCGCCGATGAACTGGGTGATCCCCACGATCTGAATATGGTTGCCCGGGTCAATGGGGAGGAGTGGGGGCGCGGCAATACCCGTGATATGCGCTGGAGTTTTGAAGACGTGATTGCCCACGTGTCCCGTTCGGAAACCTTGTACCCCGGTGAGTTTCTTGGTTCCGGCACGGTCGGCAACGGCTGTGGCCTGGAGCAATTGCGTTATTTGAAACCCGGCGACGTGGTTGAGCTGGAGATCGATGGCATTGGCGTGCTGCGGACTCAAGTGGGCAAGGCGCCCGACAGGGAATGA
- a CDS encoding Rieske 2Fe-2S domain-containing protein, which produces MLTKTSPVLSDGTKVSDLIYPSSREVQMRVLSDREIYELEMEKIFGKIWVLLGHESEIPNSGDFMVRDLGSDSVIVARGKQGEVFVTLNVCPHRGMRISTADCGNTQIHKCIYHGWAFRPNGDFIGSPVERECMHGKMLPKEELGLKKARVTLYGGLVFATWNIDGPSFDEFLGDAKWYYDMLFCRSDKGMEVLGPPQRFIVNANWKTAGEQSAADGFHTLTLHRWLGEVGNYAKKGEGETADLSPEMIGVEISSPHGHALRCIDLARKIKRLTGLDPAELTVQQKLEALPPAGMTADMVEQLARNLTEDQLNVLTSMPPQVGGMFPNILFGFVYIPQPDGSVVGSMTLHAYVPQGPDKLEFVNWVFAEKDASPELRDKMLKQTIQLFGTSGMVEQDDSDTWPHMTLAAKGAMGRKSTLKYQACFETGAPEGWPGPGIVNEGFTKDDTQWHWWLYWHELMTASDDQ; this is translated from the coding sequence ATGCTAACAAAAACAAGCCCCGTATTGTCCGATGGAACCAAGGTCTCGGACCTCATCTACCCCTCTAGCCGTGAAGTGCAAATGCGCGTGTTGTCTGACCGCGAAATTTACGAACTGGAGATGGAAAAGATCTTCGGCAAGATCTGGGTACTCCTGGGGCACGAGTCGGAAATTCCCAACTCCGGAGACTTCATGGTCCGAGACCTGGGGTCCGATTCCGTCATTGTGGCCCGTGGCAAGCAGGGCGAGGTGTTCGTGACCCTTAATGTGTGCCCGCACCGCGGGATGCGCATCAGCACCGCCGACTGCGGCAATACGCAAATTCATAAATGCATCTATCACGGCTGGGCGTTCCGCCCCAATGGCGATTTCATCGGCTCGCCCGTCGAACGTGAATGCATGCACGGCAAGATGTTGCCCAAGGAAGAACTGGGCCTGAAGAAGGCGCGGGTCACGCTGTATGGCGGCCTGGTATTTGCCACCTGGAATATCGATGGGCCCTCGTTCGACGAGTTCCTGGGCGATGCCAAGTGGTATTACGACATGCTGTTCTGTCGCTCCGACAAGGGCATGGAAGTCCTCGGCCCACCGCAGCGCTTTATCGTCAACGCCAACTGGAAAACGGCGGGCGAGCAATCGGCGGCGGACGGTTTCCACACGCTGACCCTGCACCGTTGGTTGGGTGAGGTGGGTAATTACGCCAAGAAAGGCGAGGGCGAGACAGCCGACCTCAGCCCGGAAATGATTGGCGTGGAAATCAGCTCGCCGCACGGTCATGCACTGCGCTGCATCGACCTGGCGCGCAAGATCAAGCGCCTGACCGGCCTCGATCCGGCGGAGTTGACTGTGCAGCAGAAACTTGAAGCATTGCCGCCGGCCGGCATGACGGCCGACATGGTCGAGCAGTTGGCACGCAATCTGACCGAAGATCAATTGAACGTGCTCACCAGCATGCCGCCCCAGGTCGGTGGGATGTTCCCGAACATTCTTTTCGGCTTTGTCTACATTCCGCAGCCAGATGGCTCTGTCGTTGGCTCGATGACCCTGCATGCTTACGTACCGCAAGGCCCGGACAAGCTCGAGTTCGTCAACTGGGTGTTTGCCGAGAAAGACGCCTCCCCGGAACTGCGCGACAAGATGCTCAAGCAAACCATCCAGCTGTTCGGCACCTCTGGCATGGTTGAGCAGGATGACTCCGACACCTGGCCGCACATGACCCTGGCCGCCAAAGGGGCAATGGGCCGCAAGAGCACGCTGAAATACCAGGCCTGCTTTGAAACCGGCGCACCTGAAGGCTGGCCTGGCCCCGGCATCGTCAATGAAGGCTTCACCAAGGACGATACCCAGTGGCACTGGTGGTTGTACTGGCATGAGCTGATGACGGCATCGGATGACCAGTAA
- a CDS encoding aromatic-ring-hydroxylating dioxygenase subunit beta: MAQVQQRGVEDIQPGSPVGTKRVPVGSPIYNDVVTFLYEEATLLDQIRLQEWAERLDTDLVYTVPLRQTRLAAELKTTIVRSVQHYHDDYRSIMGRILRLSGKSAWAEDPPSRTRRLVTNVFVEETDKPDEFVVTSYLLLTRSRFKDHHVDIISGERRDVLRLGGAGFKLARREVIIDQAVLGTPNLAVFL; encoded by the coding sequence ATGGCTCAGGTTCAACAGCGCGGCGTGGAAGATATCCAGCCGGGTTCCCCAGTCGGTACCAAGCGGGTGCCGGTGGGGTCGCCGATATACAACGACGTGGTGACCTTTTTGTACGAGGAAGCCACGCTGCTCGACCAGATCCGCCTACAGGAATGGGCCGAGCGCCTGGACACCGACCTGGTGTACACCGTGCCGCTGCGCCAGACGCGCCTGGCGGCGGAACTGAAAACCACCATCGTGCGCAGCGTTCAGCATTACCACGACGATTACCGCTCGATCATGGGCCGCATTTTGCGCCTGTCCGGCAAAAGCGCCTGGGCGGAAGACCCTCCCTCGCGTACCCGGCGTCTGGTGACCAACGTGTTTGTCGAAGAAACCGACAAGCCCGATGAGTTCGTGGTGACCAGTTACCTGCTGCTGACCCGCAGCCGTTTCAAAGACCACCACGTCGATATCATCAGTGGTGAACGGCGTGACGTGCTGCGTCTCGGCGGGGCGGGCTTCAAGCTGGCACGGCGCGAAGTCATTATCGATCAGGCGGTGCTCGGGACGCCCAACCTGGCTGTTTTCCTCTAG